The Agromyces sp. G08B096 DNA window ACGGTGATGAGGCCGTCGGCCCAGCCGGCGGCCTCCCTGGCCGTCTCCTCGCCGACCGCGGCAGCGACGAGCGGGGGCGGCACCTCGGGCAGGCTCCACACGCGCGCCCGGTCGAGGCGGATCCGCCCGTCGTGGCTCACCTCCTCGCCGCGGAGGAGCCGCCGCGTCACGTCGACGACCTCGAGCAGCCTCGCGTCGCGCTCCTCCTTCGGCGGCCACGGGTCGCCCGTCACGTGCTCGTTCATCGCCTCGCCGCTGCCGAGCGCCGCCCAGAACCGGCCGGGGAACATCGACTCGAGGGTCGCGATCGCCTGCGCGATGACGGCAGGGTGGTACCGCTGCCCGGGCGCGGTGACCACGCCGAAGGGCAGGCGGGTGGCCTGCAGGGCGGCACCGAGCCACGTCCAGGCATGCCCCGACTCGCCTTGGCGGACCCCCCAGGGGGCGAGATGATCGCTGCACATCGCCGCCTGGAAGCCCACCTCCTCGGCGCGCTGCACGTCGTGCAGGAGGCGTTGGGGGGAGATCTGCTCGTGCGAGGCATGGAAGCCGACGACGGTCATGGGACTCCTTTCCGTCCGGCTCCGACGATTCCGGGAGCGCGGAATCCGGGCAACCCCTTGCACGTAGGCTGGACGCATGGCAGAACGCGCATCCTGGTCGCTCGGTTCCGCCCTTCGGGGCATCTTCGGCGCGAAGACGATCGACGAGGACACGTGGGACGACCTCGAGGCGGCCCTCATCACCGCCGACTTCGGCCCGGCCGTCACCGAGGAGATCGTCGAGCGGATCCGCGCGCAGGTCGAGCGGTACAAGACCACCGATCCGCGCGACGTCCAGCGGATGCTCCGCGAGGTCGTCGAGGAGCGCCTCGCGAAGTACGACCCGACGCTGAAGCTCACCGAGCGGCCCGCCGTCGTCCTCGTCGTCGGCGTGAACGGCGTGGGCAAGACCACCACGATCGGCAAGTTCGCGAGGTTCCTGCGCACGTACGACCGCTCGGTCGTCGTCGGCGCCGCCGACACGTTCCGTGCCGCCGCGGTCGACCAGCTCGCCACCTGGGCCGAGCGGGCGGGCGTCGGGATCGTCCGGCCGGAGCGCGAAGGGCAGGACCCGGCCTCCGTCGCCTTCCAGACCGTCGAGCAGGCCAAGCGCGACGGCACCGAGATCGTCATCATCGACACCGCGGGGCGCCTGCACACCAAGGGCGGGCTCATGGACGAGCTCGGCAAGATCAAGCGCGTCGTCGAGAAGCAGGCGCCGATCAGCGAGGTGCTGCTCGTGCTCGACGCGACGACCGGCCAGAACGGGCTCGCGCAGGCCGAGGCGTTCATCGAGCACGGCGGGGTCACCGGTCTCGTGCTCACCAAGCTCGACGGCAGCGCGAAGGGCGGGTTCGTGCTCGCCGTGCAGGAGAAGACCGGCCTGCCGATCAAGCTCATCGGCCAGGGCGAGGGCATCGGCGACCTCACCGGCTTCACACCGCACGTCTTCGCGCAGAAGCTCGTCGGATAGACCCAGGGAGCGGAACATGGCGATCGAACACGACTACTTCGGCCTCGTCGGCGACTACTGGTCGGAGCGCAAGGAGTACGGCGACCAAGACGTCGAGGTGGTCCTCGACGCCGACGGCGACGGCGTCTCGATGGCGGCGCTCGACGCGGCCGCGACGATGGTGGGCGAGCTGGAGCTCATCGACGACGAGCTCCGCTCGGCGTTCGTCACCCAGCTCGACTCCGCCTCCTCGCCCGTGGTGCGCTTCCTCGACGTGCTGCTCGACCCCGACCTCGAGCAGGCCGACGAGGTCGACGCCGCGATCGGCCGAGAGTCCGGCGATCGGCAGATCGACGCGCTCCGCTCGATGAGCCTCGTCCGGGTCGATCTCCGACCCGACGCCGACGAACCGGGCGACGCGTTCGCGGAGTTCGAGTTCGCGCTCGCACCGGAGGACACCGACGAGCGGCTCATCGCCGCGATCGACGTCGAACGCGAGATCGTCGACGTCCGCTTCGAGGGCTGACCGGGCGTTCCGGGCGGCCGGCGACGTCGGGGCATCCGGCCTCGCCTAGAATCGAAGGCACCATGGCTACCTTCGGCACCCTCTCCGACCGTCTCGCCGAGACGTTCAAGCACCTCCGCACCAAGGGCAAGCTCTCCGCGGCCGATGTCGACGGCACCGTCCGCGAGATCCGCCGCGCGCTGCTCGACGCGGACGTCTCGCTCGACGTCGTCAAGCAGTTCACCGCCACGGTGCGCGAGCGCGCGCTCGGCGACGAGGTGAACAAGGCCCTGAACCCCGCGCAGCAGGTCGTGCAGATCGTCAACGAGGAGCTCGTCGGCATCCTCGGCGGGCAGCAGCGCCGCCTGCAGTTCGCGAAGACGCCGCCGACGGTGATCATGCTCGCCGGCCTGCAGGGTGCGGGCAAGACGACGCTCGCGGGCAAGCTCGCGAAGCACCTCGTGAAGGAGGGCCACACGCCGCTCCTCGTCGCGAGCGACCTGCAGCGTCCCAACGCGGTGAACCAGCTCCAGGTCGTGGGCGGTCAGGCCGGGGTGCCGGTGTACGCGCCCGAGCCCGGCAACGGCGTCGGAGACCCCGTGAAGGTCGCGAAGGACGGCGTGGAGCAGGCCCGCCGCGCGCAGCACGACGTGGTCATCATCGACACCGCCGGCCGTCTCGGCGTCGACGCCGAGCTGATGAAGCAGGCCGCGAACATCCGCAAGGCCACGAATCCCGACGAGGTCCTGTTCGTCATCGACGCCATGATCGGTCAAGACGCGGTCGCCACCGCGAAGGCCTTCCAGGACGGCGTCGACTTCACCGGCGTAGTGCTCTCCAAGCTCGACGGCGACGCCCGAGGCGGTGCCGCGCTGTCGGTCGCCTCCGTGACGGGCCGGCCCATCATCTTCGCGTCCACGGGCGAAGGCCTCGACGACTTCGAGCCGTTCCACCCCGACCGCATGGCGAGCCGCATCCTCGACCTCGGCGACATCCTCACCCTCATCGAGCAGGCGCAGCAGGCCTTCGACGAGGAGGAGGCGCTGAAGGTCGCCGAGAAGCTCGCGAAGGAGCAGTTCACCCTCGAGGACTTCCTGCAGCAGATGCAGCAGCTGCGGGGCGCCGGCTCGATCAAGAAGATGCTCGGGATGCTTCCCGGCGCGGGCGGGCTCCGTCAGCAGCTCGACCAGTTCGACGAGAAGGAGATCGTGCGCACCGAGGCGATCATCCAGTCGATGACGCCCGCGGAGCGGCGGAACCCGAAGCTGCTGAACGGCTCGCGCCGGCTGCGCATCGCCAAGGGCTCCGGCATGACCGTGACCGACGTGAACCAGCTCGTGCAGCGCTTCGAGCAGGCCGCGAAGATGATGAAGACCGTCGCGCGCGGCGGGGTGCCGCAGATCCCGGGCATGGGCCCGATCCCGGGCGCCGGGTTCGGCGGCGGCGGCGGAGCTTCCGCGCGCAAGGCGAAGGGCAAGAAGAAGTCGGGCGGCTCGCGCTCGGGCAACCCCGCGAAGCGCGCCGCGGAGAACGCGGCGATCGCATCGGGTGCTCCCGCGGCGACCGGGGCGGCGCCGTCGGGCGCCGGGTTCGGCCTGGGGGGTGCGGCGAAGGGCGGGCAGGGTGGCCCGAGCGAGGAAGAGCTCGCCGCGCTGCAGAAGCTGCTCGGCCGCTAACCGGCCGGCGCTCCGGCTGCGTCGAGACGCGCGGCGAGTTCACGTAGGCGGTCGATCTCGATCGCCTGCGCCGACGCGATCGTGCGCGCCCACCGGGTGACCGCCGCGTCGCCGGATGCCTCGAGCCGTTCCTCGCACATGACGACGGCGCCCTCATGGTGGCTGACCATGAGGTCGACGAAGAGCCGGTCGAACTCCGCGCCCTCGGCATCGCGGGCCCGGTCCATGGCCTCCGCGGAGATCTCGCCCGGCATCGCACCGTCAGCGTGTGCGTCGGGTCCGGCAGCTCCCCGCCGCTCGAGCCAGCCGCGGAGGGCGGACGCCTCGGCCGCCTGCGCCTCGGCGATCCGGGCGGCGGCCGCGATCACCTCCGCATCTGCGGCCCGGTCGACGGCGAGTCCGGCGAGCGCCACGGCCTGATCGTGGTGCTCGGCCATGCCCGCGACCCATTCCGCGTCGGCCGCGCTCGTCGACGGGTCGACGGCGCCGGCTCGGTCGGATGCCGCGGGGCCCCGCCCATCAGCGGCGACGGTGCAGCCGGCCGCGCCCATCCCGAACCCGAGGGCGAGCCCCGTCGCGAGCACCAGCGACCCGAGTCGGGCGGGCCGCGCGGTCGTCGACCGGTTCACGAGACCGGGCCCTCCGGCCGCCCGCGCCGGAGCGCCCGCCGGCGGAGCACCGCGACTGCGGCCCCGCCCGCCACGGCGGCGACCATCGCCGTGAGCCCGGCGACGAGCCATCCGTTCAGATCGCCGCCCTCGGGGCGCGCCGCGGGTGCGGCCGACGGCGACGGTGCGGCCACCTCGACGGTGGCGAGGGCGAGGCGGTCACTCGTCCGGTCGCCGCGCGCCACGAGGTCGTAGCCGCCCGCGGTCAGCGGGCCCGGCAGGGTGACGGGCGTGGACGGCAGCGAACCGTCGGCCGCGGCCGTCGCCGTCGCCAGCACCCGGGCGCCGGGCATCCACCAGACGTCGACCGTCTCGCCCGCGTCGAGGGATCCGGGCGGGAGGGACACCGCCACCGTCGCCGTCGTCCCCTCGGGTACGGCGGCGGGCTCGACCGACAGACGCGGGAGCGCGGCGCGCTCCGCCTCCGCGGCCGGCAGCACCGGAGCCTCCCGCCAGACCCACGTGTACGTCGGCTGGGACTGCGGGTTCAGCTCGCCGGGGTCGTATCGAGCGGCATCGGCGAACAGCGGATCCGTGAGTCGGATCACCTCGAGACCGTCGTACATGTCGCTCGCGTAGAGGTAGCCGTCGTAGTAGTACACCGACCAGATGCCGGCCGTGTAGTCCATGGCGTACCCGTACGTCGGCCGGTCGAAGAAGGTCAGCTCGGTCGGCGCGGCCGGATCGCTGAAGTCGATCACCGACACGCCGCCTTCGAGCCAGGCCTGCGCGACGATGAACCGCCCCGGCACCGGGATCAGGCCGCCCGAGTGCGACACGCACTTCTCGAGGTCCGACTGCACGCGGGGGATCTTGAACGTCGCGCGACGCTCGAGGGCGCCGCCCGTGAGGCTCCAGAGGGCGTCAGCCCCGCGGTCGGCGCCGAAGGCGGGGGAGCAGGTGTTGATGAAGCCGTCGCCGAGCTCGTCCTGGAACACGACCGCCGTCGCGTCGTTGTCGAAGATGCCCGAGTGCCAGAACGCGACCGCGGGATCCCGCACCTGCTGCAGCACGACCGGGTGCAGCGGGTCGGCGATGGAGAGCAGCAGCCCGTCGCCACGGCAGGCGGCGACCGCCAGCCCTTTCGCCGGGTAGGCGGTGATGTCGTGGCATCCCGTCGTGCTGCGGGTCTCCGCGCCGCCCGGCACCCGGTCGCCCGGGCCGAACGCGCTGCGCCCGTCGAAGAGATCCAGCTCCCCGACGACGGCGGCGTCGTCGGGCGCGTCGAGCGGCACCCGGACGATCTGCAGCGGGTTGCGTCCGGTGCAGTGCAGGGATGCCCCCCGGCTGTAGGCGCTCACATAGACGAGCACGCTCGACGGGTCGGCGGGGTCGGGCACGACGGTGTGGGTGTGCGAGCCGCACCGGGTGCGCACGGCGGCCGCGTATCGCGGGGCGGCCGGATCGGTGAGGTCGAAGATCCGCAAGCCCTCCCAGTTCTCCTCGGTCTCCGGCACGCGGACCGCATCGCACGCGTCGCTCGACATCGTCTCGTCGATCGAGACGATGACCACCCGGCCGACGGCGCTCACGTCGCCCTGCCCGCCCGCGCACGGCACGGTCGCCCGCAGCTCGGGGTTCCCCGGGTCCGCGATGTCCCACACCGAGAAGCCCGCGAAGTTGCCCTGCACCAGGTGGTCGCCCGTGAACGCGAGATCGGAGTTGATGAAGTCGGGATCGTCGCCCTGCCGGAACGGGTTGTCCCGGTGGGCGACCCACTCCAGGCCGGGGCCGATCGCGGGGTCGCGGGGCTCCGCTGCGGCGGCGCTCCTGCCGGTCCCGGCGCCGGCCCCGAAGGCGGCCACGGCGAGCGTCGACGCCAGTGCCCCGAGCGCCGCCACGGCGCGCCATCGGCGCCCGGTCGCACCGGCGCCCCGCCGGCCCGACCGCGCCGCCGCGTGCGGCATGGGTCAGTCCGCGACCTCGTCGTGCCGCGGCGGCACATCGCCGGCGAACGCGGCCACCGTGTCGCCGGCGAGCACCTCGATGCGCCGCGGCGAACCGGCGAGGCGCGCCTCGAGCGCGGCCACCGGCGGCGTTTCGGGGGATGCCACGAGCACCACGTTGCCCGGGCCGCCGTCGAGCACGCCCTGGGCCGTGACGGCCACCACCTCGTCGCCCGCGACCGCCAGGGTCGCCGCCATCGCCCTCGGCGCGGCGAGGTCGAACCCCGCCAGGGTGTTGACGATGAGGAGCGCGTCGGGTGCGAGCAGGTCGCGGAGCGCGGAGAAGAACTCGACCGTGCCGACCGCGGGCGGTGCGACGTTGCCCGAGAAGACATCGACGATCGCCACGTCGTAGCCGCCGTCCCGGCGGGCGGCGCGGTCGACCGCCGCACGCGCGTCGTCGAACTCGACGGTCAGTTCGACGCCGTCGCGGAGGGGGAGCGCCTCCAGCACGAAGTCGAACAGCTCGGGCAGGAGCTCGACCACGTGCTGGTGCGAGCCCGGCCGGGTCGCGGCGATCCATCGCGGCACCGTCAGGGCGCCGGCGCCGAGGTGCAGCACCCGGAGCGGTGCATCGCCGGGCCGCCACGCGTCGATCACCGCGGCGATGCTGCGGACGTACTCGAGCTGCAGGTCGAGGGGATCGTCGGGGTTCACGTGCGACTGCGTGGTGCCGTCGATCACGAGGGAGTAGCCGCCGTTCGTCCCCCTGCCGGCCAGCAGCCTGGCCTGCACGGATTCCCCGTTGAGTTCGAGCCTCGCGTCGCCCATGCGACCACCATAGGCGGGGGATACCCGGTTCGGCTGCATCCGCTGGCTATCATGTGCCTCGAAGCGCCGCTTCGCGGGTGCAGGTGCCCTCCACCACGGCAGAGGGGGAGACGCGGTGGACACGGTGGTGACCGGAACGATCGCACCGGAATGGGACGAGCGCGTCCTGGCCGCCCACTCGGTCCCGCACTTCATGCAGAGCCGCGCCTGGGCGTCGATCAGGTCGGGCGGGCCGTGGCAGCCCGCGCCGCTCGATCTCGGCGCAGCCGACCGGCCGATGCCGGTGCTCGCCTTCACGCGCACCGTCGCCGGCGTCGGCGCGCTCCGTCACCTTCCGAGGATCAGCGGACTCGCCCCAGAGGACGTGCCCGGGCTCACCGCCGCGGTCGCGGCCTCCGCCGACGGGGCGTTCGCGACCAAGGTCGAGGTGTACCAGCCGCGCGATCGGGCGCTCGAGCAGGCGTTCCTCGACCAGGGGTGGAGGCCGACGCGGGCCTCGCAGTACCGGTACGCCGTCGTCGTCGACCTCGCCGACGGCCCCGAGGGGGCGCTCGCGCGGATGAAGAAGCGCGCCCGCGCGGAGATCCGCGTCGGCGAGCGCAACGGCGTCGTCGTCGACCGGGCCGACGTCGACGGTTCCGATGCCGAGGAGATGCTCGGGCTCGTCCGCGCGACCGAGGAACGATCGGGCGCGTTCTTCCGCTCCGACGACTACCTGCGGCGGGTGTGGGCGGGGTTCGCCGCCCACGGGCAGGGCGCGCTCTACCTCGCGCGCCACGACGGACGCGTGGTGTCGGGCGCGTTCGTCGTGACCTTCGGACGCAGCGCCTGGTACAAGGACGGCGGATCGCTCCGCGACGCGCCGCAGCTCATGGCGTCGCGGCTGCTGCACTGGAGGGTCATGCAGGATCTCGCCGCCGCCGGCATCGACCGGTACGACCTCGGACATGTGCCGCCGCCGGACACGGGGCATCCGGCCGGCCGCGGGCTGCTGATCTTCAAGGGCGCCTTCGCGCCCGACGTCACCGAGTACCTCCCGGCCTTCCTGCTGCCGCACACGCCGGCCGCCGAGGCCTGGCGCGCGGGCGAGGCCGCCTTCATCGCCGATCATCGCGAACGCACCGGCGACTACTGGTACTGAGGCGTCGAACGCTTACCGGGCGGTAAACACCCGGCGCGGACGACCCGCTACAGTGGGTCGTCGCACGACCGCGACGAATCCCTGGAGCTTCCCATGACGACCGGCACCCCCGACTACCGCGACTCGGGCCTCGAGTTCCCCGACGACTTCCTCTTCGGCTCGGCGACCGCGTCGTACCAGATCGAGGGCGCCGCCACCGAGGACGGTCGCGGCCCGTCCATCTGGGACACCTTCAGCCACACGCCCGGCAAGGTCTGGAACGGCGACACCGGCGACGTCGCCGACGACCACTACCACCGCTGGGAGTCCGACCTCGACCTGATGGTCGAACTCGGGCTGGAGGCGTACCGGTTCTCGATCGCGTGGCCGCGCATCCAGCCGACCGGCCGCGGCCCGGCCAACGAAGCGGGGCTCGCGTTCTACGAGCGGCTCGTCGACGGGCTCATCGCCCGAGGCATCCGCCCGATCGCGACGCTCTACCACTGGGACCTCCCGCAGGCGCTCGAGGACGAGGGCGGCTGGACCAACCGGGCGACCGCCGAGGCATTCGCCGACTACGCGCGGCTCGTGGGGGAACGCCTCGGCGACCGCATCGCCGTGTGGACCACCCTCAACGAGCCGTGGTGCAGCGCCTACCTCGGCTACGGCTCCGGCGCGCACGCCCCGGGCCTCATGGACGGCGCGAAGGCGCTCGCCGCGGTGCACCACCTGAACCTCGCCCACGGACTCGCCGTCGGGGCGCTCCGCGAGGTCGTGCCTGGCGACCCGAAGTTCTCGATCACGCTCAACCTGCACGTCATCCGGCCCTCCGGCCCGACGGGCGCCGAGGCCGCACGGCGCATCGACGGCCTCGCCAACCGGGTCTTCCTCGGCCCGCTCCTCGATGGCGAGTACCCCGCCGACGTCATCGCCGACACCGCAGAGGTCACCGACTGGTCGTTCGTGAAGCCGGGCGACACCGAGCTCATCCGCCAGCCGCTCGACGTGCTCGGCGTCAACTACTACTCCACGGTCACCGTGCGCATGTGGGACGGCCAGTCGCCGCGGGTGAACGCCGACGGCCACAAGGACATGGGCGGCACCGCCTGGCCCGGCTCCGAGTCGGTCGAGTTCCTCGAGCAGCCCGGGCCGTACACCGCGATGGGCTGGAACATCGACCCGTCGGGGCTCGAAGACCTCCTCGTCGCGCTGCACGAGTCCTACCCCTCGCTGCCGCTCATGGTGACCGAGAACGGCGCCGCCTTCGACGATGTCGTCACCGACGAGGCCGACGGCCCGGCCGTGCACGACGTCGAGCGCATCGACTACCTGCGCCGCCACTTCACCGCCGCGCACCGGGCGATGGCCCGCGGCGTCGACCTCCGCGGCTACCAGGTGTGGTCGCTGATGGACAACTTCGAGTGGGGCTACGGCTACTCCAAGCGCTTCGGCATCGTACGGGTCGACTACGACACGCTCGAGCGACTGCCGAAGGACTCCGCCCGCTGGTACGCCGAGCTCATCCGCACGCGCCGCATCCCCGGCTGACCGACCGCCCGAGTGCCGGGCCGGCCCGGCTTCCGGCCGGCCGCTCAGGCGGCGTCGATCGGCGCGCCCTCGCGGAGCTCCTCCGCGAGGTGCGAGACGACCCGGCGGAGGTCGCCGTCGGCGGCGTGCGCGACCGCGAGCTGGCGCTGGTAGCTCGCGCCGCGCTCCAGCATGAGCCGGACGGACTGCAGCTCGGGCCCGCAGCCGAGCCGCTCGGCCACCGGCACGAGCCGGGTCACGAGGTCGGCGACGTCCTCGCCCACGAGTCGCTCGGTGCCCGCGACATCCGTGATGATCTCGGCCTCCATGCCGTAGCGTGCCGCGCGCCACTTGTTCTCGCGCACATACCAGGGCTGCAGCACGGTCAGGGTGCGGCCCGCGTCGAGCTCGTCGCCCATCCACTCCACGAGGCACTGGATGAGCGCCGCGATCGCGGCCACCTCCGCCGCCGACGACACGCCGTCGCACACGCGCACCTCGAGCGTGCCCCATTTCGGCGACGGACGGATGTCCCACCTGACCTCGCTGTGGTCCTCGATGACGCCGGTGCGGACGAGGTCGTCGACATAGCGCTCGTAGGCCGCCCAGTCGGCGAGCGGGTACGGCAGCCCCGCGGTCGGCAGCTGCTGGAACATGAGCGCCCGGTTCGACGCGTACCCCGTCTCGACGCCCGCCCAGAACGGACTCGACGCCGACAGCGCCTGCAGGTGCGGCACGTAGGCCAGCAAACCGTCGAGGATCGGCAGGGCGCGGTCGCGGTCGTCGAGGCCGACGTGCACGTGGATGCCCCAGATCATCATGTTCCGGCCCCACCAGCGGGTGCGCTCGATGAGCTTGCGGTAGCGGGGCGTGTCGGAGAGCCGCTGGTCGTACCACTGGCTGTACGGGTGCGACCCGCTGCAGACGAGGTCGTAGTCGCCCAGCCGTTCCAGGACGGCGCGCACCCCGGCGAGCTGCCCCTCGAGATCCGCGACCGCGTCGGCGACCCGGTGATGGACGCCGCTCACGAGCTCCACGGTGTTCGTCAGCAGCTCGTGGGTGATGCTCGGGTGCGGCGACCCGTCGGGGGCTCGCAGCTCGTCGAGCACGCGATCGCCGACGGATGCCAGCTCGCCCGTCGCCCGGTCGACGATGGCGACCTCCCATTCGATGCCGACCGTCGAACGCTCCGACGACGCGAACTCGATCTGCATGCCCCGGGCCCCCCATCAGCTCGCGGCCCCGTGCCGCCCGCCCATCTTGGCACGCACCCGCGGGGCCGGGCGTTCGCGCCCGGGGCCGACGCGCAGGATTATCCTTGCGCGGGGAAATCTGCAAGAATGGTCAGTCGAGTTCTGCATCGCCCGACCCTCTATCCGGCCTGTGGAACACCATTGAGCTTCCGCCGAGTGTGCACCCCACGCTCACGGCTGTCAGTTCGCCCACCTCACCAGACCCATTCAGGAGAATCGTGGCTGTCAAGATCCGTCTCAAGCGGCTCGGCAAGATCCGTGCCCCGTACTACCGCATCGTCGTCGCCGACTCGCGCACCAAGCGCGACGGTCGCGTGATCGAGGAGATCGGCAAGTACCACCCCACCGAGGAGCCCTCGTTCATCGAGGTCGACTCCGAGCGCGCGCAGTACTGGCTGGGCGTCGGCGCGCAGCCGACCGAGCAGGTCCTCGCGATCCTCAAGCTCACCGGCGACTGGGGCAAGTTCAAGGGCGACAAGAACGCCGTGAGCACCGTCCGCACCGCCGAGCCGAAGGCCGGGTTCACCCCCGACGCGGCGAAGAAGTCGGTCGTCAAGCCCAAGGTCGAGAAGCCGGCCAAGGCCGCCGAAGAGACCGAGGCCCCCGAGGCCGAGGCCGCCGAGACCACGGACGAGGCGTAAGCCTTGCTCCAGTCCGCGCTCGAACACCTCGTCAAGGGGATCGTCGACCACCCGGGCGACGTGCGGGTCGTCTCCGCGTCGAGCGCACGCGGCGAGGTCCTCGAGGTTCACGTGAACCCCGAGGACCTCGGCCGCGTCATCGGCCGCGCCGGGCGCACCGCGAAGGCCCTGCGCACGCTCGTGACGGCGCTCGCCGACGGCCGCCGCGTGCGCGTCGACGTCGTCGACTCCGACGACTGACGTGGCCAGCGATCCACGACCCCAGCAGCTCCGAGTGGGCCGGCTCACCAAGGCCCACGGGCTGAAGGGCGCCATCAAGCTCGAGCTCTACACCGACGACCCCGAGCGGCGATTCGTGCCGGGCGCGGAGTTCTCCTTGCAGGTGCCCGAGAGTTCGCCGTGGCACGGCAAGCGGCTGACCTTCCGCGAGCTCCGCTGGTACAACGGCCACCCCGTGGGTTTCTTCGACGGCATCGACGACCGCACCGCGGCGGAGAGCGTCGTGAAGGCCATCCTGTGGGTCGACCAGCCTGAAGACGAGGTCGCCGAGCCCGACGCCTGGTACGACCACCAGCTCGTCGGCCTCACCGTGATCCGCGACGGCGAGCGCGTGGGCGAGGTCGTCCACGTCGACCACCTGCCCGCGCAGGACCTCCTCGTCGTGAAGACCGCGGGCCCGGCGCGCCGCGAGGTCATGGTGCCGTTCGTGCAGGCCATCGTGCCCGAAGTCGACGTCGAGGCCGGGACGCTCACCGTCACCCCGCCGCCCGGACTCTTCGAGGACCTCCCCGAGGCGGCCGATGCCGACGAGCCCGTCGCGGACGAGGCGCCCGCCGACGAGGCACCGGCGACTGACGAGGCATCCGCCGACGAGGCATCCGCGGCCGACGCGACCGGCGACGACCGCCCGGAGTAGCCCGTGCGCATCGACATCGTCACGATCTTCCCCGACTTCTTCCGGGTGCTCGACCTGTCGCTGCTCGGCAAGGCCCGCCAGACCGGGCTCATCGACGTCACCGCCCACGACCTGCGCGACTTCACGCACGACCGGCACCGCACCGTCGACGACACGCCCTACGGCGGCGGCGCCGGCATGGTCATGAAGCCCGAGCCGTGGGGCGAGGCGCTCGACGCGATCGTCGGCGACGGGGCATCCGATGCCCTGCTCGTGGTGCCCTCGCCCGCCGGCGAACCGTTCACCCAGGCCATCGCGCGCGAGCTCGCCGCCGAGCCGCACCTCGTTTTCGCGTGCGGCCGGTACGAGGGCATCGACCAGCGCGTCGTCGACCACTACGCGACGCGGATGCGCGTGCGCCTCATCTCCCTCGGCGACTACGTGCTGAACGGCGGCGAGGTCGCGGTGATGGCGATGATCGAAGCCGCGGGCCGGCTCGTGCCGGGCGTCGTCGGCAACCCCGAGAGCCTCGTCGAGGAGTCCCATGAAGACGGACTGCTCGAATACCCCAGCTACACCAAGCCCGCCGAGTGGCGCGGGCTCGAGGTGCCGCCGGTGCTCCTGAGCGGCAACCACGGCGCCATCGCCGCGTGGCGGCGCGAGCAGCAGCTCGAGCGCACCCGCCGCGT harbors:
- a CDS encoding TIGR03885 family FMN-dependent LLM class oxidoreductase codes for the protein MTVVGFHASHEQISPQRLLHDVQRAEEVGFQAAMCSDHLAPWGVRQGESGHAWTWLGAALQATRLPFGVVTAPGQRYHPAVIAQAIATLESMFPGRFWAALGSGEAMNEHVTGDPWPPKEERDARLLEVVDVTRRLLRGEEVSHDGRIRLDRARVWSLPEVPPPLVAAAVGEETAREAAGWADGLITVDQDRAALRRVFDAYREAGGRGPLAVQVHLSWAPTREEALAIAHDQWRNGLVQPPESWDLAFPEEFDAKTADASPEDLTRAVQISADPAEHLGKLLELVEAGADRIFLHHVGTDQAAYLDVFGERVLPELTGAAR
- the ftsY gene encoding signal recognition particle-docking protein FtsY, with amino-acid sequence MAERASWSLGSALRGIFGAKTIDEDTWDDLEAALITADFGPAVTEEIVERIRAQVERYKTTDPRDVQRMLREVVEERLAKYDPTLKLTERPAVVLVVGVNGVGKTTTIGKFARFLRTYDRSVVVGAADTFRAAAVDQLATWAERAGVGIVRPEREGQDPASVAFQTVEQAKRDGTEIVIIDTAGRLHTKGGLMDELGKIKRVVEKQAPISEVLLVLDATTGQNGLAQAEAFIEHGGVTGLVLTKLDGSAKGGFVLAVQEKTGLPIKLIGQGEGIGDLTGFTPHVFAQKLVG
- a CDS encoding DUF2004 domain-containing protein yields the protein MAIEHDYFGLVGDYWSERKEYGDQDVEVVLDADGDGVSMAALDAAATMVGELELIDDELRSAFVTQLDSASSPVVRFLDVLLDPDLEQADEVDAAIGRESGDRQIDALRSMSLVRVDLRPDADEPGDAFAEFEFALAPEDTDERLIAAIDVEREIVDVRFEG
- the ffh gene encoding signal recognition particle protein, whose protein sequence is MATFGTLSDRLAETFKHLRTKGKLSAADVDGTVREIRRALLDADVSLDVVKQFTATVRERALGDEVNKALNPAQQVVQIVNEELVGILGGQQRRLQFAKTPPTVIMLAGLQGAGKTTLAGKLAKHLVKEGHTPLLVASDLQRPNAVNQLQVVGGQAGVPVYAPEPGNGVGDPVKVAKDGVEQARRAQHDVVIIDTAGRLGVDAELMKQAANIRKATNPDEVLFVIDAMIGQDAVATAKAFQDGVDFTGVVLSKLDGDARGGAALSVASVTGRPIIFASTGEGLDDFEPFHPDRMASRILDLGDILTLIEQAQQAFDEEEALKVAEKLAKEQFTLEDFLQQMQQLRGAGSIKKMLGMLPGAGGLRQQLDQFDEKEIVRTEAIIQSMTPAERRNPKLLNGSRRLRIAKGSGMTVTDVNQLVQRFEQAAKMMKTVARGGVPQIPGMGPIPGAGFGGGGGASARKAKGKKKSGGSRSGNPAKRAAENAAIASGAPAATGAAPSGAGFGLGGAAKGGQGGPSEEELAALQKLLGR
- a CDS encoding DUF305 domain-containing protein: MNRSTTARPARLGSLVLATGLALGFGMGAAGCTVAADGRGPAASDRAGAVDPSTSAADAEWVAGMAEHHDQAVALAGLAVDRAADAEVIAAAARIAEAQAAEASALRGWLERRGAAGPDAHADGAMPGEISAEAMDRARDAEGAEFDRLFVDLMVSHHEGAVVMCEERLEASGDAAVTRWARTIASAQAIEIDRLRELAARLDAAGAPAG
- a CDS encoding fused MFS/spermidine synthase; translated protein: MGDARLELNGESVQARLLAGRGTNGGYSLVIDGTTQSHVNPDDPLDLQLEYVRSIAAVIDAWRPGDAPLRVLHLGAGALTVPRWIAATRPGSHQHVVELLPELFDFVLEALPLRDGVELTVEFDDARAAVDRAARRDGGYDVAIVDVFSGNVAPPAVGTVEFFSALRDLLAPDALLIVNTLAGFDLAAPRAMAATLAVAGDEVVAVTAQGVLDGGPGNVVLVASPETPPVAALEARLAGSPRRIEVLAGDTVAAFAGDVPPRHDEVAD
- a CDS encoding GNAT family N-acetyltransferase produces the protein MTGTIAPEWDERVLAAHSVPHFMQSRAWASIRSGGPWQPAPLDLGAADRPMPVLAFTRTVAGVGALRHLPRISGLAPEDVPGLTAAVAASADGAFATKVEVYQPRDRALEQAFLDQGWRPTRASQYRYAVVVDLADGPEGALARMKKRARAEIRVGERNGVVVDRADVDGSDAEEMLGLVRATEERSGAFFRSDDYLRRVWAGFAAHGQGALYLARHDGRVVSGAFVVTFGRSAWYKDGGSLRDAPQLMASRLLHWRVMQDLAAAGIDRYDLGHVPPPDTGHPAGRGLLIFKGAFAPDVTEYLPAFLLPHTPAAEAWRAGEAAFIADHRERTGDYWY